From a single Bacillus pseudomycoides DSM 12442 genomic region:
- a CDS encoding ABC-F family ATP-binding cassette domain-containing protein: MSVLTVENLTHTYGDKTILYNACFRLLQGEHAGLVGSNGAGKSTLLRLLIGEVLPDGGMIEWFPHVKAGFLEQHIDLQEGTTIEEYLQSAFSHLYAIEREMIVIAEKMAKETDLDKLLVHYGELQNILEGSDFYQVHTKIEEVAAGLGLLDLGMKKDVSKLSGGQRTKLLLGKLLLEKPHVLLLDEPTNYLDTVHIDWLRAYLQAYEHAYIVVSHDESFLNNITNVIYHLEGQTIKRYTGNYERFLESYRLQKQQLQVAYTRQQKEIANLESFIQKNKIRKAKQAKSREKVLEKMKKIGKHNDVPRSRFHFQIHTEPVSRILQAQQIQIGYVEPLFPSLNLQVKRGEKIAIVGHNGIGKTTMLKTLLGQLEPLSGRVHIGERVQPAYFAQEEFRVEVTPLEQVWSGRPDMTQKEIRQSLARCGLKADHIRQSLCSLSGGEQTKVRLCELMLMRSNVLILDEPTNHLDVQAKEALREALEHYQGTILLVSHEPSFYESWVTRVWNLEEMNVTKK, encoded by the coding sequence ATGAGCGTATTAACAGTAGAAAATCTTACACATACGTATGGAGATAAAACCATTTTATATAATGCTTGTTTTCGATTATTACAAGGTGAACATGCGGGGCTTGTCGGAAGTAATGGTGCAGGAAAGTCAACATTGCTTCGGCTTTTAATAGGAGAAGTTTTGCCTGATGGGGGAATGATTGAATGGTTTCCGCATGTAAAGGCGGGGTTTTTAGAGCAGCATATTGATTTACAAGAAGGAACAACAATTGAGGAATATTTACAAAGTGCATTTTCTCATTTGTATGCGATTGAACGTGAAATGATAGTCATTGCTGAAAAGATGGCAAAGGAAACAGACTTAGATAAGTTATTAGTACACTATGGGGAATTACAAAATATACTAGAGGGTTCAGATTTTTATCAAGTTCATACGAAAATAGAAGAAGTAGCAGCTGGTTTAGGATTGTTAGACTTAGGGATGAAAAAAGATGTTTCAAAATTAAGTGGTGGCCAGCGTACAAAGTTATTACTTGGGAAGCTTCTTTTAGAGAAGCCACATGTTTTACTATTAGATGAACCAACAAACTATTTAGATACAGTTCATATAGATTGGCTAAGGGCGTATTTACAAGCGTATGAGCATGCCTATATTGTTGTGTCACATGATGAATCATTTTTAAACAATATTACGAATGTTATTTATCATTTAGAAGGGCAAACAATAAAGCGCTATACGGGGAATTATGAAAGATTTTTAGAAAGTTATCGCTTGCAGAAGCAGCAATTGCAAGTGGCTTATACGAGACAACAAAAGGAAATTGCAAATTTAGAGAGTTTTATTCAAAAAAATAAAATTCGAAAAGCAAAGCAGGCAAAAAGCCGTGAAAAGGTATTGGAGAAAATGAAAAAAATTGGAAAACATAACGATGTACCACGGTCGCGTTTTCATTTTCAGATTCACACTGAGCCTGTGAGCCGCATATTACAAGCACAGCAAATTCAAATTGGTTACGTGGAACCATTGTTTCCATCCCTTAATTTACAAGTGAAAAGGGGCGAAAAGATTGCAATTGTTGGTCATAATGGAATTGGAAAAACAACAATGCTAAAAACGTTGTTAGGACAATTAGAACCATTAAGCGGGAGAGTTCATATTGGAGAGCGGGTACAACCTGCATATTTTGCTCAAGAAGAATTTAGGGTAGAAGTTACACCACTTGAGCAAGTATGGTCAGGGCGTCCGGATATGACGCAAAAAGAAATTCGGCAATCCCTAGCAAGATGTGGTTTGAAGGCCGATCACATTCGGCAATCTCTATGCTCTTTAAGTGGTGGAGAACAAACGAAGGTACGTTTATGTGAACTTATGTTAATGCGGAGTAATGTTTTAATTCTAGATGAGCCGACGAATCATTTAGATGTACAGGCGAAAGAGGCATTGAGAGAAGCTTTAGAACACTATCAAGGGACAATTTTACTCGTTTCTCATGAACCTTCTTTTTATGAATCTTGGGTGACGAGAGTTTGGAATCTGGAGGAAATGAACGTTACTAAAAAATAA